The genomic stretch CAGGAAAGACGAAGTAAGCCGGGAAAACAGTTATAAAACGTACAGCAGCCCTACCATCAAAAAACAGGACACTGCTGGCTGGGAGAGATTGTTTGAAGGAGAAAAAAGCGACGACGTTAGGGAAAGGGCCATGAAGGACACGGTTGACGATTCCTCGGAACTGCTTACCTTTTCCAGCCGTGCCAACGAAGAGGAAGTAGAAAGCACCATCACTCCTGATCCCGTGACGGCTGTATTACAGCCTGAAGAGCGCAACGCCGGGACGACCTTTCAGGTGGAGTTAAATTATATCGTGGCACAGCTGGGCACAGGCCTTCTACTGATCGACCAGCAAGCAAGCCATGAACGCATCTTGTACGAACGTTACATCAAGCAACTGAAAAACACCGGTGGCGCCTCACAGCAATGCCTCTTTCCTCAAAGCTTAAGCCTGAGCTTGGCAGATTATACCTTGGCCATGGACCTTCATGAGGAGCTCAACAGTTTGGGGTTTGTCATAGAGGAATTTGGAAAAAACACCCTGCTTATCAAAGGGGTACCTGCTGATGTGCAGATCAACAATGAAAAAGCCTTGTTTGAAGGTTTGCTGGAGCAGTTTAAGCACTTCAAATCCGAATTATCGCTGGATAACAAGGAAAACTTGGCGCGGTCTTTGGCGAAGAAATCATCGATCAAAAAAGGCACCAAACTCAAAAGCCAGGAAATGGAAACCTTGGTCGGGCAGTTATTTGCCTGCCAAAATCCAAATTATGGACTTTCGGGGAACAAAACCTTTGTAAAACTTGATTTAAGTAAAATACGTAGCTTTTTTGAAAAATAATATATGTTTAGATCACTAACCCCCGTCGTCAAAAACCTATTACTGATCAATGTGGGCCTTTATGTCGTCGCAAGCTTCCTTCTGCCGCAATTGGGAGGGTTCTTTGCCTTGTACTACATCGAGAGCAAATATTTTATGCCGTTTCAGTTTTTGACGTACATGTTTATGCACGCTGGGCTTTGGCACCTGATCAGCAATATGTTTGGACTGTTTATCTTTGGCCCCTTGCTGGAGCAATTCCTCGGCCCCAAAAAACTGCTTATCCTATGGATGGTCTGTGGTATCGGATCGGGGGTCCTATACTCTGGCTACACGGCCTTTCAGATGAACCAGCTGAACCAAAAGGTGGAGACCTTCTATAACAATCCCGACCCGGAGGTATTCAATCAATTTGTCTCTGATAACAGCTACATGTTTAATACTGGTGTTTATGATTTTATAGACAAATTCAGCCGTGATCCAGGCAATAAGACCTATATCCAAAATGCCAAAACAGTCATGAACGACATCCGGGAGCAAAAATCCAATATCCCAATGGTAGGTGCCTCCGGCGCCCTGTTTGGAGTACTGGTGGCCTTTGGGATGCTGTTTCCAAACACCCAGCTGTTTTTGCTCTTTCCCCCTATGCCGATCAAGGCCAAGTACCTGGTGCTTTTCTATGGTCTCTATACGGTTTATAACATTATTGTCAACAATCCCACGGATAATGTGGCCCACTTTGCGCATTTTAGTGGTTTAATAATCGGCGCGATTTTGGTAACTTTCTGGAAAAAGGATAGAACTAGCTTTTACTAATCATGTACGGAGGATTCTGGTATTATTTGAAAAACGCATTTAACCAAAGAGACAACAGTCTATACAAACTGCTGGCCATTAATATCTTGGTCTTTCTGGTTTTTTTAGTGCTTAGGGTGTTCCTTACCATCAGTGGTGAAGGAGCGCTTTACCAACAAATCCTAAGTTACTTTATGATGCCTGCCGAGGTGGGCAGGATCATCACGCAGCCATGGTCCATCTTCACCTACATGTTTATGCATGAAGGCATTTTCCATATCCTTTTCAATATGCTTTTCCTGTATTGGTTTGGACTGCTGATTCAGGAATACCTGGGAAGCAGGAAGCTTGCCAACCTCTATATTCTGGGTGGACTCGCTGGCGCAGTACTCTATGTCATCATGTATAATGTGGCACCATTCTTCATCGAACAAAGAGATATGGCACTCATGCTGGGAGCCAGTGCAGGTGTCTATGCCATTGTCGTAGGGGCGGCGACACTTACCCCTGACACGACATTTCATTTGATCCTATTAGGACCTGTCAAGATAAAGTATATCGCAATTTTCTATGTGCTCATTGCCTTCGCCAACAGCACTGGTGCCAATGCCGGTGGTGAATTGGCCCACTTGGGCGGCGCAGCCTTGGGTTATTTATATATCACTATGCTTCGCAAAGGAACCGATTTGGGAGCTCCTGTTCAGGCAGTAGGTAAGTTCTTCGAAAACCTCATCGCCGGCCGACCAAATGTCAAGGTGTCCTACCGCAAGAAAAACGCTCCCTACAAAAGCGAGCCGCTCCGTGATACGGAAACGAAATCCACCAAAAAAGATGGTACCACCCAGGAAGAAATCGACAAAATCCTCGACAAAATTGCCGATAAAGGCTATGACAGCCTGAGCAAAGAAGAAAAAAGGAAGCTGTTTGAATACAGTAATAAATAGACGTAAGTCTTGAGATGTGAGTATTGAGACTTGAATCCGATGTTCCTTTCCGCCGCGGCGGGGGAGGTTAGGTGGGGTAGATTGGAGCAGACAAGCACAATTCGTTATGGATGGTTGCTGCTCTCGTTATAGCAAAAATGATCAAAAGTACGGAGGAGCTTGAAAGGAATTGGTCAAAACTTCCGTCCAGGAAAGAACCGGTTATTATAATGTTTGACAATGAAAACCAATAATTAATCCGGTCAACTATAATCAGAGAAGCACATCACTTTTTTTCTTTGCTCTTGTACATCCATCTTGATACTTGTATTTAGCTACTAAGCTCAGCTTGACGCTGTAATCAAGCATGAAGGATTGGTTTAGATGGTGTTTTTAAAAGACTCCCCTGAAAGGGTTATTTAATCCAGCTCAATGAAACGCATTGGGCTAATTGGTAGGAATGACACTACCTGCGGCCTGTAAGGTCAGCTAAAAATTATCACTATTACAAGTATTCCCGTGAACATTGTTTGGCTAGATGAAAGTGGCGTGAGCTAGGCTTTCAGCCTGCAATAGGGGAATGGGTTTGGGTCTATTCCCCAGGGTTAAAGTTAGGAAAGGCTTTCAGCCTTCGACTCTTGACAGGGGAATCACACTTGATATGGGCATAAGCTAAATTTCGGGTTTAGATTAGCAATGCAGGATTTACTTCGACAGCTAAGATGTTATAAATCGAACTGAGGTTATTAGATAAATTAGAAAACACATATGAAATAAACTTTAAATCACTACATTATAGTCATAAATACCTTTTCTAGATTATAATGAAAGGTCAATCACGCCATTTACTACTGGTGATGTTTCTAGTGGTTTTGTCCATGCATTCTACCGCTATCGCCCAGCAATACACCTACGCCCCTACCAATCCAGGATGTAATGGACAGTGGATTAACGGAGACTGTTGGGATATTACCTACCCCGACCCTTCCTGTACCGTCAGCAATTCCTACCCCCCTGGGGCAAGCACTTGCCATACCGAAATCATTATTAATGACGACTTGTCGCGTCTCACTTCGATAAGCTTCCCCGGCAATACAGACATCTATATCAATGATGGCGCTTCGCTCACTTTTGGCAATAACGTCACCATAGATGATGACAAAACGATGAACGTAGTTTTTGAAGAGCCCATGTCCACATTAACTATCGGTGGGAACCTAACTGTGAATGACCAAGCTACCTTCTCCCTAACTGGAGACACCGACCGGCTACCATCAGATCCTACATCCAATTTTTCCAATATCGGCAATGTGAAGATTGATGGAACAGGCACGATCGCCATTGATGCCAATGCCGGTATGGATATCGAAGGTAACTTGGATATCCATACGCCATCCAACAATTCTGCAGACTTTGCCTTGATTGATGTAGATGGTATTTTCAATACCACGTCCATCATTGTTCGTGGTAACTCACACCTGGTATTTGAAGTTGCTGAAAACAGTACGGTTATCGCTTCAGAACCCGAAGGGACGCTTGAAATGAACGGCAATTCAAGTATGACATTCATCGGTGACTATAATGAACCTGGAGGCGATGAAGATGGGGATAGCATCGTAGAAGTGGGCGGCAACATCGATACCAATGGCAGCGGTGCACTGATCACCGCTGATGATGCCACTATTTACACCTGTTATGAATTCCCTTCCGGAATTTCCACCGAAGAATTCCGCGAAGGGCAGTTTTTTGAGGGAGAATGTTCAATATTACCCGTGATCTGGCTGGATTTCTCGGCTGAATTTGATCCCACTACTGGTTATGCAAAACTCCATTGGTCCACTGCAAAGGAATGGGAAAGCAGCCATTTTGAAATAGAGCGGGTGCATGCTTCGTTGGATTCTTTCCAGATAGTCGGACAGCTTACCGCCAAAGGATGGTCAGACCAGCCTTCCTCTTACTCTTACTACGACAAGATTGACACTTTCCTGATCGATAAGTTACATTATCGTATAAAACAGGTGGATTTCGATGAAACACACACATATACTAAAGTCATCGCACTTACTATCCCCATAAATGCTAAAAACACGTGGACCGCGTACCCTAACCCCAGCACTGGCCAGCTTTTTCTTCTACGACCAAAGCACTTTTCCGGCACCATCCAAGAAATCAGCGTTCGTCTCTATTCTCCTGCCACTTCCAATGAGATCGGCCATCTAAAACTCCCCGCCCAACAGATTATTCCAATTTATTCCTTGATGAGCAAAGCACCGCTGGGATTGTTGATTCTAGAGATCAATTGGGATGATAAAACCGAACATATCAAGATTCTCCACCAATGAATCGAGCAAAGATGAAAAAAAATTAATCAGATCTGAGTACAAATTTGTCATGTCTCGCATCTTGCTACTACCTTGCTTTGCCCGTTTTTACTACCATAAGACACCTTCAAGTCCTACTGGTAAATACTACTGCTTTTTAGTTTAGTGTACATTAGTTTGGTTTTTCAAAAATTCATTTCCCTTGAAAAGTTGATTAACTTTAAGGATTGTAGAATGACTAAAGCAGCGCATGATTACCCCAAAGGAAGTACTGAAGAATTTTTATGGATACGATAGTTTTCGCGGTCAGCAAGAGGCCATTATCCAGAGCATTTTAAAAAAACAGGATACTATTGTCCTGATGCCTACCGGTGGGGGAAAATCCGTTTGCTATCAAATCCCAGCCATGGTCAATGAGGGCCTTACACTGGTCATCTCCCCGTTGATTGCGCTGATGAAGGACCAAGTGGACGCATTAAATGGCATTGGCATCGCCGCGGCTTACCTGAATTCTTCGCAGAGCACCAGCGAACAGCGCTTTGTATCCGAAGAGATCAAGTCGGGCAAGCTGAAACTCCTGTATGTAGCCCCAGAAAGACTCTTTGGTGGTGTTTTCCCACTGACTGAGACCCTAAAGACGACTCCTATTTCCCTGGTGGCCATTGATGAGGCACACTGTGTCTCGCAGTGGGGGCATGATTTCAGGCCTGATTACCTGATGATCGGTCGGCTGAGACAGGAGCTTCCTTCTGTACCCTTTGCTGCACTCACTGCCACCGCAGACAAACAGACCCGGGCTGACATCGCTGATAAGTTAGGGCTAAAAAATCCAAAATGGTTCATCTCCAGCTTCGACAGACCAAACATCACCTACCGCATTGTACCCAAAAGAAACTCATTTGACAAGCTTTTGGGGTTTCTGGAATACCACCACAAAAATTCCGGCATCATCTACTGCCTGTCCAGAAAAAACGTCGAGGACATGGCTGATCGGCTGCAAGCAGCGGGCCTCTCGGCCTTGCCCTACCATGCTGGCCTCGACAGACAGACCCGGGCAAAGCACCAAGAAAAATTCATCAAAGACGAAGTAAAGATCATGGTGGCCACCATTGCCTTTGGCATGGGGATCGACAAATCCAATGTGCGGTTTGTGGTACACATGAACATGCCGCAAAACGTCGAGGGCTACTATCAGGAAACAGGGCGTGCCGGCCGGGATGGCCTTCCCAGTGATGCGCTGCTCTTTTACAGCTATGCCGATGTCATGACGCTCCAGCGCATGATCGATACGCCTGAGAACCCTGATTACTCAGAAGTAATGCTTGCCAAGCTGGATAAGATGAAGCACTTCTGCCAGTCCACCACCTGTCGCAGGCGCTATCTGCTGGGCTATTTTGATGAAGAAGAAAAAAAAGACTGTGGCAATTGCGATCGCTGTCTGAGCAAAGGCAACAAACAAGACATGACCATGCCTTCCCAGATGTTACTGTCCGCTATCGTCCGGCTTAAAGAAAGCTATGGCCTTGGCTATTGCATACTGGTACTGCGAGGATCAAAATCTGCCAAAGTCCAAGAAGACCACAAAGCCCTATCGGTCTATGGCGTGGGCAAAGACAAATCAGAAGATTTTTGGAAAAAGCTGGGCCAGCACCTCCAACAGGAAGGGTATTTGGCAGAAGCCGGCACACAGTTTCCCACCTTAAAACTCACTACCACCGCTTGGGAAAAATTGAAAAGCCGAGAAAAATTCCTTCTCAACATGGAAGAGGGAGCGCTAGAGCATCAAAAGAGAAGTACGCCTTATGAAGAAACACTTTTTGAGGAGCTGAAGCGTATCCGTTTTGGTCTAGCCCAGAAGGAAAACGTACCGCCTTATGTGATATTCTCTGACAATACCCTTGTGGAAATGGCCACCTATTTACCGCAAGACCATGACAGCTTTTTGCAAATGTCCGGTGTGGGCCAGCTAAAAGCCGAAAACTATGAAAATCATTTCATTCCAGTGATCAAGGCCTATACGGAAGAGAACCAACTCAAGCCCAGAAAAAAACTCTCTGCCAGTAAATCCTCGAAGTCCAACAGCACCGGCATCTCCAAGACAGAACTGGTGACCCTACAATACCTTAAAGATGGGTTGAACATATTTGAAATTGCCAAGGCAAGGGAAATGAGTCTTACCACCATCGAAGGGCATATTGCCAAATTGGTAAAGATGAAAAAACTGGACGCCGAGAAGTTTATGTCAAAGGACGACCTGCTGAACATCCGATTATTCTATAGAAGGCAAGAGGGTCGGTTTCTAAAACCAATAAAAGAACATTTTGGTGACCGCTATTCATACTTCCAGATAAAAGTCGCCATTGCTGAGGAACAGTAAGAAATACTGGTGTAGTTAAAGCGTCACTGGCCACAAAAGTACCAGGATGAAAAGTCAAGTGAAGACCAACACCCGGATCAAGTGAAAAAATGGGGGGATTAGGGTTGGTTTCGATAGCACGCAGATGATGCAGATTAATAAGATTTGCGCTGATTTTTTATAATAAACGCGATTTAAAATACCGTCCTTGCGAGGAAGTATAGCCTGTCCCGAGCTATCGGGAACGTGGCAATCCCGTATTAAGAAAACGAGATTGCTTCACTCCGTTGCTCTGCATTCGCAATGACGGATTTATACTGATTTTATAATTACACATTCCTATTGCTACATTAAAGAGAAATATGCTTACCAAAACCACCTGGAAATCTCTCATCTTCCAGAAATATTGCTTGGTCCTCAAAATGTGCGAAAAAGGAGGCAAACGAAAAAGTTGAGGGCATGAATCCCTTTATTTTAATAGGATTTCCTTTTTGTTTTTTTGCCACAAAGATTCTAAGACCCAAAGCTGTTTGTTTTCCATGAAATTTGGAATCCGCCTACAAAACACTTCGTGTCTTGGCGACTTCGTGGCGACATACCAAATGAATATAAATCTTCTCCCGCCCCCAGAAATATTGCTTGATCCCAACACCCTCCCTCACTAAATGCTCCTCCCTCCTCCAAAGACCGATAAAGGATCAAGGCGAAAACAGAGATCAACTAGAGAACAAATGATAACCACTAGGAAGACAGGGAAGTAAATCAAGTGGAGTAAATTGATTTACTTAATCTTAAAAACTCAGCTATTAGCCGTTTCAATAACTAAATTCAAGCAATTCCCAGAAATATAGCTTGATCAAGTTTTAACACTACTCCCCACACAAAGCCCCCTTTAACCCCCATAATAACCTATCGAACAATCGGTTACATACAAAAAACCCATTTTTTACCAACGCCCCTAAATAATAAACGAAGTGCATAAAAACCAAAAAATACCCCAAACTGGGTATTTTTTGGGAAATCTTTATGGCCTACCTTTGGAGTAGGGTGATTAAGCAACTTTTTCCACTTTGTTTTAAGTGAATAACGAAATATCAAGAGGCCATTTTAGTTCTTACTTTTTACGGCCTCTTATTTTCAACCCACATTCCAAGACTTAGAAAAAAGTAACGTAAAATAGCTGTCTTGGGAAAGCAGCACATTCGATAAATGAAAAACCTCCCTAAGTTAGAAGGCATACCGCAGTATATTTTCTAATGCATATTGTGGGTTTACTTTCTGTTCAATAAAAAAGCCGGCAAATTGCCGGCCATATTTAAAATTCACTACATCTCATTTCAACTTACTTTAACCAAGCAAGGCTAATTTCATCTGGCGTTTTCAGCCTGTCAGCAAGGCGCATGTAGCGATCAGCCAATCCTGACAGGTATTCCTGCGCTTTAGCCGCTCTTCCTTCTAAGCCTGTAAGGTTTTCGATTTTCCATAATTTGACCAAATGATCAATAATTCGTGCATAATCCCATCCGGTATACACACCAATTTTTTGGGTAATGGCCGAAAACTGATCGAAAAGTGTGGGATTTGGCCCTCCTTTGCCCATCAATACCGCAGGCATCACGATCTGCTTTCTCATCATCTTTTCGAATGCCAACACCGCTCCATTTGGATCTATTTCAAAGATCCGCGACATAAAAGACTTATAAGCCTTTTCGTGCCTCGCTTCATCTCCAGCGATAGTTTTACATATCCTTGACAAGGAGATATCCCCCGCCTTATCTGCCAACTTTCCGGTATTCACGTGACTTACTTTGGTGGCACGCTCCTGAAAAGAAGTATAGATCATGGCCTGATAGGGATCTTTCTCTGATTTAGGATCAAATCCATTATATATCAATCGATGGATGGTCTGTTCTACGAGCTTCATATCGGCCCTTCCTGACAAATACAAATACTTGTTCAGCAAATCACCATGTCGGTTTTCTTCTGCCGTCCAAGCTTTTGACCACCTTACCCATCCGCGATCCGAGAGCAGACTACCTTCCGGATTGATCCCTTCCAGCAGGTTAAAATAAGTTTGGTAACTAGGAAGCGCTTCTTCTGTAATCATATTACCAATCAAGCTGGTAATCACCGTGTCTGGTATTTCAGCAGCTCTTTCCTGAATTTTCCTAATCTCATCAAAGGCATCGGGCTGGCTCATATCAGGCAGAAAATCTGTAGGCTGCCAGCACTCATCTGGATTGACCAACACCGAATCCACCGTTTCACCGACAAACTTATCCAGTTGGTTGGTTACTTCGAGATTTTTCTCCAATTCATAATTAATGGGTTCCGTACCTTTCATACTAAATTTCTTCTATTTGGGCGTTTAAAGAGTATGACCTGCTTCCTCTACGCATATTCTTTATTTACACCACCTCAGGTCTTCTTCTTTACAGTAAGTGTGGTATTAGTGAAAACGTTTAATCAGGTCAATATGTTTTCCAAAACACCACAAGTTAGCTATTTAATAGCAAGACACATAAAAAAGAGAAAAAATTCTATCTGTAGACAGGATAAAGAAGGTTTTTAGGTAAATAATAATAATCTATTTTCCCAAAAAAAAAATGCTACCCACATTCGCAGGTAGCATTTTCTAACTTCTAAAGTATATAAAGGTATTAATTTACGTCCCAGAACAGTGCAGTTTCACCACTGTCACCACCAATGGCTTCAGCGGCTGCTGCCCTATTTGCTCCGTTCAATGTCTGCTCGTTGACAGGATAGATCATTCTCAATGGAATAACAAGAGCACTGGCACCGTCCACTTCAGGAGGCTGCAAATTAGGAGCGTCTAGCCTTCTCCACTCAAGCCATGCATCATAGCCTCTGTTGTATAGTGCTATCCACTTTTGCGTCCCGATCA from Echinicola soli encodes the following:
- the recQ gene encoding DNA helicase RecQ, which gives rise to MITPKEVLKNFYGYDSFRGQQEAIIQSILKKQDTIVLMPTGGGKSVCYQIPAMVNEGLTLVISPLIALMKDQVDALNGIGIAAAYLNSSQSTSEQRFVSEEIKSGKLKLLYVAPERLFGGVFPLTETLKTTPISLVAIDEAHCVSQWGHDFRPDYLMIGRLRQELPSVPFAALTATADKQTRADIADKLGLKNPKWFISSFDRPNITYRIVPKRNSFDKLLGFLEYHHKNSGIIYCLSRKNVEDMADRLQAAGLSALPYHAGLDRQTRAKHQEKFIKDEVKIMVATIAFGMGIDKSNVRFVVHMNMPQNVEGYYQETGRAGRDGLPSDALLFYSYADVMTLQRMIDTPENPDYSEVMLAKLDKMKHFCQSTTCRRRYLLGYFDEEEKKDCGNCDRCLSKGNKQDMTMPSQMLLSAIVRLKESYGLGYCILVLRGSKSAKVQEDHKALSVYGVGKDKSEDFWKKLGQHLQQEGYLAEAGTQFPTLKLTTTAWEKLKSREKFLLNMEEGALEHQKRSTPYEETLFEELKRIRFGLAQKENVPPYVIFSDNTLVEMATYLPQDHDSFLQMSGVGQLKAENYENHFIPVIKAYTEENQLKPRKKLSASKSSKSNSTGISKTELVTLQYLKDGLNIFEIAKAREMSLTTIEGHIAKLVKMKKLDAEKFMSKDDLLNIRLFYRRQEGRFLKPIKEHFGDRYSYFQIKVAIAEEQ
- a CDS encoding acyl-ACP desaturase, whose product is MKGTEPINYELEKNLEVTNQLDKFVGETVDSVLVNPDECWQPTDFLPDMSQPDAFDEIRKIQERAAEIPDTVITSLIGNMITEEALPSYQTYFNLLEGINPEGSLLSDRGWVRWSKAWTAEENRHGDLLNKYLYLSGRADMKLVEQTIHRLIYNGFDPKSEKDPYQAMIYTSFQERATKVSHVNTGKLADKAGDISLSRICKTIAGDEARHEKAYKSFMSRIFEIDPNGAVLAFEKMMRKQIVMPAVLMGKGGPNPTLFDQFSAITQKIGVYTGWDYARIIDHLVKLWKIENLTGLEGRAAKAQEYLSGLADRYMRLADRLKTPDEISLAWLK
- a CDS encoding rhomboid family intramembrane serine protease translates to MFRSLTPVVKNLLLINVGLYVVASFLLPQLGGFFALYYIESKYFMPFQFLTYMFMHAGLWHLISNMFGLFIFGPLLEQFLGPKKLLILWMVCGIGSGVLYSGYTAFQMNQLNQKVETFYNNPDPEVFNQFVSDNSYMFNTGVYDFIDKFSRDPGNKTYIQNAKTVMNDIREQKSNIPMVGASGALFGVLVAFGMLFPNTQLFLLFPPMPIKAKYLVLFYGLYTVYNIIVNNPTDNVAHFAHFSGLIIGAILVTFWKKDRTSFY
- a CDS encoding rhomboid family protein; the protein is MYGGFWYYLKNAFNQRDNSLYKLLAINILVFLVFLVLRVFLTISGEGALYQQILSYFMMPAEVGRIITQPWSIFTYMFMHEGIFHILFNMLFLYWFGLLIQEYLGSRKLANLYILGGLAGAVLYVIMYNVAPFFIEQRDMALMLGASAGVYAIVVGAATLTPDTTFHLILLGPVKIKYIAIFYVLIAFANSTGANAGGELAHLGGAALGYLYITMLRKGTDLGAPVQAVGKFFENLIAGRPNVKVSYRKKNAPYKSEPLRDTETKSTKKDGTTQEEIDKILDKIADKGYDSLSKEEKRKLFEYSNK